One window of Pieris rapae chromosome 14, ilPieRapa1.1, whole genome shotgun sequence genomic DNA carries:
- the LOC110999543 gene encoding uncharacterized protein LOC110999543 isoform X2 has product MSDDEFMKFLKKDTEHERNQDENQRMKTRKSHRSKRFDSRKARSKRQTDTSRDITDTTRRPQPLSSRISAEWSGATGGPPAEVILRLHPTPVTTYPAPQITGNLSITELDGSAIVVRAEEALIVAFVLLLWVAAIALFFNRWGKIRMLEPYQPKFQQQHRQSCVLAENTITVPPLHRASLSRGCVSYDCGGAFSAYQPCGYLSHRPRQNSVFVGSMGGMALIPESPPRRSRSAADLPALTTPSDHVPTTSRSSRAASLHTVDLRVCVPSPRASRAASLHSADIPTVQVHVRGSSTNINRPRSPRRLTITNV; this is encoded by the exons atGAAAACCAACGGATGAAAACGAGAAAGTCTCATCGCTCCAAACGTTTCGATTCACGGAAAGCTCGCTCGAAACGTCAAAcag ataCTTCAAGAGACATCACAGACACGACGCGCCGTCCACAACCCCTTTCATCTCGGATATCAGCAG AATGGAGTGGAGCCACCGGTGGGCCCCCGGCGGAGGTGATATTGCGGCTTCATCCCACGCCGGTCACAACATATCCAGCACCGCAAATCACAGGCAACTTATCCATTACAGAATTGG ACGGCAGCGCGATAGTAGTTCGCGCAGAAGAAGCGTTAATAGTAGCATTCGTTCTTCTACTATGGGTAGCAGCAATCGCTCTTTTCTTCAACCGCTGGGGCAAGATCAG AATGCTAGAACCATATCAACCTAAGTTTCAACAACAACATCGTCAAAGCTGTGTTCTCGCCGAAAACACTATCACCGTACCACCACTT CATAGAGCATCACTGTCGAGAGGTTGTGTGTCATACGACTGCGGTGGAGCCTTTTCTGCTTATCAGCCTTGTGGTTACCTTTCCCATCGGCCTAGACAG AACTCCGTCTTCGTCGGCAGCATGGGTGGTATGGCTCTCATACCAGAAAGTCCACCACGCAGATCGCGGTCAGCTGCTGACCTTCCAGCATTAACCACACCCTCAGACCACGTTCCTACCACGTCCAGGTCATCCAGGGCCGCCAGCCTACACACAGTTGATCTGAGAGTGTGTGTACCCTCACCTCGCGCTTCAAGAGCTGCAAGTCTACATTCAGCAGACATTCCTACTGTACAAGTACACGTCAGAGGCTCTAGTACTAATATCAATAGACCTAGGAGTCCTAGACGACTAACCATTACAAATGTCTAg
- the LOC110999543 gene encoding uncharacterized protein LOC110999543 isoform X1: MSDDEFMKFLKKDTEHERNQDENQRMKTRKSHRSKRFDSRKARSKRQTDTSRDITDTTRRPQPLSSRISAVSEWSGATGGPPAEVILRLHPTPVTTYPAPQITGNLSITELDGSAIVVRAEEALIVAFVLLLWVAAIALFFNRWGKIRMLEPYQPKFQQQHRQSCVLAENTITVPPLHRASLSRGCVSYDCGGAFSAYQPCGYLSHRPRQNSVFVGSMGGMALIPESPPRRSRSAADLPALTTPSDHVPTTSRSSRAASLHTVDLRVCVPSPRASRAASLHSADIPTVQVHVRGSSTNINRPRSPRRLTITNV, from the exons atGAAAACCAACGGATGAAAACGAGAAAGTCTCATCGCTCCAAACGTTTCGATTCACGGAAAGCTCGCTCGAAACGTCAAAcag ataCTTCAAGAGACATCACAGACACGACGCGCCGTCCACAACCCCTTTCATCTCGGATATCAGCAG TTTCAGAATGGAGTGGAGCCACCGGTGGGCCCCCGGCGGAGGTGATATTGCGGCTTCATCCCACGCCGGTCACAACATATCCAGCACCGCAAATCACAGGCAACTTATCCATTACAGAATTGG ACGGCAGCGCGATAGTAGTTCGCGCAGAAGAAGCGTTAATAGTAGCATTCGTTCTTCTACTATGGGTAGCAGCAATCGCTCTTTTCTTCAACCGCTGGGGCAAGATCAG AATGCTAGAACCATATCAACCTAAGTTTCAACAACAACATCGTCAAAGCTGTGTTCTCGCCGAAAACACTATCACCGTACCACCACTT CATAGAGCATCACTGTCGAGAGGTTGTGTGTCATACGACTGCGGTGGAGCCTTTTCTGCTTATCAGCCTTGTGGTTACCTTTCCCATCGGCCTAGACAG AACTCCGTCTTCGTCGGCAGCATGGGTGGTATGGCTCTCATACCAGAAAGTCCACCACGCAGATCGCGGTCAGCTGCTGACCTTCCAGCATTAACCACACCCTCAGACCACGTTCCTACCACGTCCAGGTCATCCAGGGCCGCCAGCCTACACACAGTTGATCTGAGAGTGTGTGTACCCTCACCTCGCGCTTCAAGAGCTGCAAGTCTACATTCAGCAGACATTCCTACTGTACAAGTACACGTCAGAGGCTCTAGTACTAATATCAATAGACCTAGGAGTCCTAGACGACTAACCATTACAAATGTCTAg